The window CCTGGAATACCACAGTGACCTGAACGTCCATTGCAAGGGCTGCATTGGCTACTACCAATCCGAGAGTAGCCTTTTCTGGATCGTCAAGTCCATGGGTGATAATTACCACAAGCTTTTTTCCAGCTATTGATCCTGCCATTTTTATATTACCTCCTTATATTTTAATGAAGAAAATATGTAGGGGTTAGGTGCTAGTTTTTTGGGTAGATGATGACTCCAGTAGATATTCAGAAATATCCTTAATTTCTACTTTATCTTGAGTAGCAGCTTTTAGATTGAGATGACAGACGGGACACATAGTCACTATTTTTTTGCCAATGGCCGAAAGAGATTCCAGCCTTTTTTGAGCTATCTCCCTGGTCTTTTCAGGAAAAAGTGACTCTATTGGTCCACCACAACAGTGGGTTAGTCTCCCAGACAGTTCAGGCTCACATACATTATATCCGGCTTGTTTGAGCAGTTTTCTTGGGGCCTCTGATACATCCAGATATCGCGTATAAACGCATGAATCGTGGATTACTACTTTACTATCTCCATTAAAGTGGAGTTTTTTAGGGAGCTTTTCAGCTAGTATCTCGAGATAACTTTTTACCTCAAGGTCAAATCCATTGATCAGCTCTGGATAGATATGTCCTAAGATATAAGTAGTGTGAGGATCTACGGTGATTACAGTACCTACGCCTGCCTCTTTGAGAGTTCTATAGACTTTTTTTGCATGTCTTTCAAAGACGTGTTGAAGTCCCAAGTCATAGGCAAGGGTACCTGCATAGTCTTCTCTTTCATAGAGGTATCCAGGGTCAATGCCTGCTAATCTCAAGAGGAAAACGATATTTCGTAGATAGCCATTATATAGTCTAATGTCTTGTGGAGATGCGGCAGCAATTGACATTAGAGTAGATACGCTAAAGATGGGATTTATGATTCTAGCAAGTCTAGTCTTTTGGGAAGGGTTAGAGATCTTCTTTTGCCTTTTCTGTACCCCTTTAATAAAGGGTATTATTTGATACATGTGTCCTGTAAAGATTACAACCTTTCCGCCTCGTTTCAGTCCAAGGCCTTTGGCCCAGGCAGTTAGTCGCTTCCAGCTCAGGGGAAAGGCGCTCTTTCTAATGGCAATATTCTGTTCCAGTATTGCAAGTATGTCTTCTTTGGGAAGTGTCATGGTTTAAACACCTTTTTATTTAGATATATTCTTAGGAGCCTTATATTGTTGGATATTTTTACTCCTTCTGGACAATTCTCCTCACACATTCTGCAAAGAAGGCAGGAAAAAATGGGGTCAGATTCATCTCTTAGACGATCCTCTGCGCCGAGAAGGGCATATCTAAAAATTTCTCTTGGGAGGATAGGAAGTCCAACAGGACATAGGGCTGTACATGTTCCGCAGCTAAAGCACATGCTCGCATTAAAATCCCCAATTTTTTTTAGTTCTTTCAAGACATTTTCACTTACTTTGATCATGGCTTACTTCTTCCTGTATTTAAAATAACGATCCCGTCTTTCCTTTGGGACCTCCTCTATTAGGCTAAATTTTCGCATGGCCATGACATACATCATGATCTCGTCACTTGGCCATTGGATTGCCTGTGAAATTTCATTAATTGAAAGTGGGCCGCGCTCTTCGAGGACAGATAGTATTTTTTTCTGGAGCCCCATTTCGTCTCTGAATTTTTCAACAGTTGTCTTTGGCCGACTTGGTTTCATGGTCTAATCTCTCCTGTTAAGGCTTCAATCATTGCCCTAATTCGTTGATGCTCGTAACCCTTTATCTCTACGGCCTCTTTTGGACATACAGGAACGCAGGCGCCTTCTCCCTTACAGAGTCCAGGATTTACTTTTGCAACCTTTTTTCCGTCTACATCATTGATTGAGATTGCCTCATATGGACAAGCATCAATACACAATCCGCATCCATCACAGAGTTCTTCATAGACTTTGGCAATAAAGGGTTCGAGGTATACCTTTTCCTTTAGAAGCATTGACCCTGCCTTGGCAGCTGCTGCAAGTGCACTTTGAACACTCTCAGAGGCATTTTTGGGAGACTGTGAACACCCAGCAATGAACAGACCGTCTACTACTGTTTCCACAGGTCTGAGTTTGGGGTGTATTTCATTGTAAAAGCCGTCCTTGCCTATGGGGAGCTTTAGAATTGATTCAAGTTCAGGATTATCTCTGGGAACCATTCCTGTCACAAGGACTACTAGGTCACAGTCTATCTCCAGTTCCTGTTTTCGAGTGAGAAGGTCTTTTACTTTTACACGGTTTATTCCAACCTCCCTATCTATTATTACTTCAGGCGGGGATGAAGGAGAAAATTTTATGAAAATGGATCCTGTCTCTAGGGCCCTTTGATATAGAGCTTCAAATGCTCCATAGGTCCTAATATCTCTATATAAATGATATTGTACTATTTTTTCTCCAAAATTCTCGTGGGTACTGACTGCTGCATGAATGCCTGCTGTGCAGCAATAGCGGGAGCAATATGTCAATGCGTCTTCCTTTTTGGAGTTTTCTCTTGAACCAACGCAATAAATATAGCAAATTTTTTTTATCTTTTTTCCATTGAGCATAAGGGCGGATTTGTGAGTGCCTACATTTTTTTCCAGCAAATCCAGGTACTGCCCCAGAGTAATTACGAAAGGCGCTCCAAATCCTAGTTCACCCTCCTTTGGTGTATAGGGAGCAGCGCCTGTGGCCACAATAATTGCGCCTACATTTAATTCGATAACATCTCTATCATCTGTCTCTGGCCTCTTCACCTCTACCTTGATCGTGAAATCTCCTACGCTCCCTTTTTTCTCAATGAGTCTTGCCCCATAGTAAATATGTAAGGTATCAATGGCATTTGCCCTCAATCTAAGTGATTCGATGAGTTTTTTAGCATCAGTGTTATTGGGAAATAGTCTCTTTCTGTTGCGTATTAGTCCTCCAGGTTCATTTTCTTTTTCCACGACATATACATTGAGCCCCATCTGTCCAAGGCTTATTGCAGCTCTCATTCCTGCTATGCCAGCACCAATTATCAATACGGCCGGACGGGTCTTGATCTCTATAGGCTCCATGGGCTTTGAAAATCTAGTACTAGCAATCCCTGCCCTGACGAGTCGTATGGCCTTTTGGGTAGCTCCATCCTTATCGTGGGTATGTGTCCATGAACACTGTTCGCGAATATTGGCATGGCTATATTCATAGGGATTGAGTCCCCCACGTTTGGCCATGGACCTGAATGTACTTAAATGGAGTTTGGGGGAACAAGATGCAATAACAATCCCATTGAGATTGTATTCCCTTATGTACTTGATCATTTCTTCTTGGGCGGCATCAGAACAAGAAAACGTATTTACCCTGGCAACCACTACGCCTTTTTCTTTTGCTATGCCCTTAACTACCTTATCGACATCGATATAATCAGAGATGTTCCCGCCGCACCGGCATACAAATACCCCAATCCTTTTGTCCGCCATTATTCCTCCTAACGCAACCCTTCCAAAAGATTCTTTTCCTTCAACTCAAAACTCAACACTCAAAACTCAACACTTCCATTAGGCCTTGTCCCTGGATTTTAGATACGATGCCACCTGAGCTGCACAGGCCCCTGCATGAACTACGCAATCAGGAATATCCTTTGGGCCCGATGCAGATCCCGCCACGAACACTCCATCTACGTTGCTAAGGCAAGGCTCAGAAATTTCGCTAATTTCTTTAAAGAAGCTCAATTCATTTAATTGGGGAATATTGTCCTTAAATGCCTTTGTGATCTTTGAGTCTGCTAGCGCCCCTACTGAAAGCACCACAAGATCGTGTTTTGCACGTTTTAGTCCCCCTTTTCTCTCCATATCCTCGTAATAGAGGTAAAGATCATCTCCTGGGGCCTCTTCAATGCGCGCAACCTTGCCCTTTACAAAGACTACCCCCATTCCTTTGGCCTGCTCGTAGAATTCATCGTAGCCCTTTCCAAAGGCCCTGATGTCAATGTAATAGATAGTGACATTCGCAATAGGAAGCGCCCCCATGATGAGCTGGGCCTGTTTTATGGAATACATGCAACAAATACGGGAACACCATGGATTTCCGACTGTTTTGTCTCTGGAACCAGTACAGAGTATAAGGGCAATGTTGCCAGGGATTTTTCCATCTGAGGGCCTGAGTACCGCGTTGTAGGGCCGTGTTGGCGAAAGGAGTCTATCCATCTGCATTGCAGTAATGACATTTGGCATCCTTTCATATCCAAGGAGTTTCTTTTTGGATGGGTCAAACAGTTTAAATCCGGTTGCAGTGATTATGGCGCTTGCCTTCACATTGAGTTGGGTAGGCTCCATGGAAAAGTCAATAGCACCTGCCGGACATGCCTTTTTACACTCTAAACACTCTGAACAAGATCCGCAGTCAAGACACTCCATGGCTTTCTCAAGAGCCTGTTCCTCAGAGAGAAGGGGTCTCAAGGAAGCATCTTCCTTGGGCAAAGTCTCGTAGTGGCCGTGTTTAAATAGTTTCCTCCCTGTTGTTTTGTCCGACTCTTTTAATGTGACAGTCTTTCCCTCCAGAAATAAATGAATTTGTCTGGCGATTCGCTTGGCCTCCTGAATGCCTAGTACGATCCTACATGGATCCTCGACCACTGTCTCTGGCCTGAAGATTCGTTCATCTTCAGATGTGTAGGATTTATCTTCTGTGAATACAACGTCATATCCATTTGCCAAAATCTCTTTAAAAGATGCGGGTTTTATATCCTCGACATTTATACCCTTTGAAAGTATCCCTTGAATATCATTTTTTAGGATGTAACTAGGAAGATGGCCACCTTGCTTTGCCTTCAATAATATGCCCCCCAGTTCTTTTCCCCCTGTAAATATCGTTACACTATGTCCCTGTATGCATAGGAAATAGGCTAGGGCAAGAGATTCAACTCCAGAACCTACGATGCCTATTTTGTGTTTTCCCTGTGGTGGCTCACATGGTAAACCATCATCATTGTTATTTGGTTTTGCCCCAATCCTTTTCTCAGCGATAAAACGCTCAAGCTCCCTTATGGAAACTGGTTTATTAGAGCGTTTGCCTTTTGTGCAGTGTTTTTCACACGGGGCATAGCAAAGATAGCCCAATGATCCAACAAAAGGTGCATCCTCCATGTGCCTCTCATAAGCCCTCTCAAATCTTCCATTTCTTATCAGTGCTACCAGTCCATGTGCCCTTATTCCCGCAGGGCAGGAGTTTGAACACGGAGAAAGCCCCTTTTTCTCTATAACTGCCTTTTTGGGGACAGCCTGGGGAAATGGGATGTATATCGCCCTTCTCGCAATGAGTCCCTCGTTAAATTGGTCAATTCGTGCAACAGTGCATACCTTTTCACACTGAGAACACCCAGTACACTTTGAAGGATCTACAAAGGTAGGCTTTTGGGTAATTTTTACATCAAATGTCCCGTCTTCTAGCCTCTCAATGGATTTGACCTCGGAATATGTTAAGGTCGTAATATTTGGGTGATTATATGTTGCTGCCATTTTAGGAGTAGATATGCAACTCGAGCAGTCAAGAGTGGGAAAGACCTTTGAAAGGAGGATCATCTTACCGCCTATGCTGGCTTCTCGTTCCACCAGGAGCACTTTGAACCCCATATCTCCCAGGGTTAAGGCAGACTCCATGCCTGAAATGCCACCCCCAATAACTACGCAATCGAAATGGAGATTATCCATCTTGTTCTCCGCAGAGTTTCTTTAGGTTTTCCTCAAATTTTTTCATGTGGTTTTGGAATGCCTCTGAACACACGGAACATATCGCAGCCATCTTAATCCTTCGGGGGTCCATTCCATTGATTTTGACTAGCTCTTGGGCGTTTTTTACGACATCTGCTGTCCTTTTGGTGCAATCCTGAAGGAAGCTGCAATCTGTTCCGTCAGCGGCTATGAATACTCCATCAAATCCCTTTTTTAGGGCATACAGTATCCACCTTGGATCGATCCCGCTTGAACATGGAACGGATATCACTGAAACGCCGAGGGGATAGTCCAAGTGGGACGCCCCAGCCAGATCTATCCCCGGATCTGAGATGGTGTTGGTTGAAAAGACTAGGATCTTTAACATGTCACTCCTCAGCCTTTTTTACAAACAGCCTCCAAAATCCTGCCTCCTCAATGACTCCCAGAAAATCATGACCAGCGTTTTCAGCCCATAATGGCAGGTCATCATTTGTACCTTCATCAGATGATTGGACTTCTAGGATGGCTCCAGGGGCCAGATCTGCTATTGCTCGTTTTGCCTCGAGCAATGGACCAGGACAGGCTGTTCCCCTGGCATCTACAACTTTGTCTGGTTTTAACGAACTTAGATCTACGCTCATGGCATTCCTCCTATTTTTTTGTGGTTTGTCTTGATTCCATGGGTTCAAGTTCCTCAATGCACTTTAGAAGCTTGGCCTGGGACCTGAGCCTATCCAACAAAGTGGCTCTAATGAGGTCACAGGCCCTTGGAATCCTGTCATCCGATATGGAATAAACCACTGTTTGGCCGATCTTTTTTGTCTTCACAAGGCCACGGTTGCGAAGTTTTGCAAGATGCTGACTTGCATTGGCTATTGGAACCCCAATTGCCTGGGCGATCTCACTTACGCTCTTGTCTCCGCCAGAAAGGAGGTAGAGTATCATGAGCCGCTTGGGATTGGCCAAGACCTTACAGACTTCAGCGTGTTCGTCGAACACCTTGGGATCAAAGTCTATTTTTATTGTCACTTGTGAGCACTCCTGTTTTCAGTTTTGTTTAGATTAATATTTTCGAAAATTTGAAATTACTACTTGAAATTTAGGGGCGATGTCTTATTTTGTCAATATAAAAAAGTTTAAAATTCAATTATTGAAAATGGAGGAATATCTATGAAGGCTGCAGTTAGCATAACTGATCCTGAAAAAAGTTTGGATTCTCAAATAGATCCACGTTTTGGTAGAGCAGCTAACTTCCTTTTGGTAGACCTTGAAAAGGGGGAAGCCTTAAAGGTCATATCAAATTCTCAGGCAATGAATTTGGGCCACGGGGCTGGAATACAGGCAGCAACCTTGATCGTAGAGGAAGGAGCAGATGCAGTAGTAAGCGGATATGTTGGCCCAAAGGCATTTTCTGTTTTGAACGCCGCTGGAATCAAGGTCTATTCAGGGGCTGAAGGTACTGTCAAAGAGGTAATCAATCTTTTGAAAGAGGGGAAACTTACTCCTGGTGAAGCTCCAAGTTCAAATGGACATGGTATGGGAATGGGGAGACGTGATTTATGAGAATTGCCATAGCAAGTGGTAAGGGTGGAAGTGGTAAAACGAGTTTTTCCGTTTTACTCGCCTACTATCTTAGAAACAAACTAAAACATCCGGTAAAATATCTAGATTGTGACTGTGAAGCCCCAAATGGACACCTTTTTTTTGATGTTGACTTTAAAGGTTCAAGAAGCGTTGAGGTTGAGTGCCCAGACATAGATGAATCTCTATGTGATTACTGTGGGCTTTGCAGGGACATTTGTAAGTTCAGTGCAATCACGGTATTTGGAAAATCTATAATGACCTTCCCTGACATGTGTCATTCCTGTGGCGGATGTTTTAGGGTCTGCCCTAATGGTGCAATCAATAAACAATCAAGAATGATAGGAGAGATCAGGTGGGGAGAGAGTAGAAAAGTTGAGGGGCTTTCATTTGTGCAGGGGAGCCTCAGGATAGGGGAGGCCATGAGTCCACCCTTAATTAAGGAGGTGTTAAACACTAGATTTTGGAATGAACCAGGTACTGTTGAAATCGTAGATTCCCCGCCTGGTACATCGTGTCCTGTGGTGACGAGCATAAAGGACGCCGATTACGTTATCTTGATAGGAGAGTCAACGCCCTTTGGCCTTCACGACCTTAAAATAATGGCAACAGTTGCAAGAAAAATTGGGGTTCCCTTTGGTGTAATAGCAAATAAGGCCAGGGAAAAGACAGAACTCATAGGAAACTGGTGTAGTGCAAGCGGAGTTGAATTTCTCGGCTCACTCCCCTTTTCCATGGAATTTGCAAGAGCTTATGCAGGGGGAGGGGACATATTTGAGATCATGGAAGAAGAAAAAGATAGTCAGGAGTTGTTATGGCACGTGGCAAAAATGGTAAAGTAGAACTCGTAATTTTAAGCGGCAAGGGCGGCACAGGAAAGACGACCTTTACTGCCTCATTGGCAGCGCTACTTTCCGAGATCGTGATAGTGGATTGTGATGTAGATGCATCTAATTTATTCCTGTTACTAAATCCAAAAAATGTTGACGTTAATGAATTTTATAGCGGTCAGAAACCAGTAATCAATAGCGATCTCTGTAGCAAGTGTCTTACCTGTCAGGATGTATGCAATTTTGATGCAATTTATCCTGAATCAGGGAAAGTTGATGACATCGCATGTGAGGGCTGCGGTGTTTGCGCCTGGTTTTGCCCTGAAGGTGCCATAGATCTCAAAGAAAACCACTGTGGTAGGTGGTATGTGTCGAAAACTTCGTATGGACCAATGGTACATGCAGACCTTTTTCCAGGCGAAGAAAATTCTGGAAAGCTTGTCTATAAGATAAAGGAAACAGCCCGTGATATAGCTCAATCTGAAAATTTTGACTTGATTTTAATAGATGGTCCCCCTGGAACTGCGTGTCCTGTTATCTCAACACTGTCAGGTGCAACACACGCGGTCCTAGTGGCAGAACCTACACTTAGTGGTTTTAGTGACATGAAGCGGACATTGGAACTATGCATGCATTTTAAGATCAAAACCTCTTGCCTCATTAATAAAGCCGATATTTCTCCACAGATTTCAGATGAAATTGAAAAGTATGCCCTGGATAACGGCATTACCTTTTTAGGGCATTTACCTTTTGAGGAAAAGGTCACACTAGCCATGGAAAATTGTACACCATTTGTAAAAGCATTTCCAAATTCGCCCCTGTCTTTGGCAATAAAAGAAGTTGTGACGAAGATGAGGGAATGGATCACTTAAACACGGGTGAATGTTACATCTCTGTGACAATATAGCGTGTTGACTTGATATATCATCGTCAACGTTTAAATCTCCTCCTTCAAAAAAGGAGGTTTTTTTATGGTTTCAAAAAGGTATTTATTTTTTACAATCATGGTGTTCTGGCTTGGGTTTTGGGGATGCCTTCAGGGTAGTTTGAGAGCAGAGGTCAAAGATCCTCTGTTAAAAGTGCTTGTAAGAAAGGGGCTCTTGACAGAAAAAGAGGCACTGGAAATAAAAAAGGAGGCCGAATTAGAGGCAAAAAAGGAAAAAGAAAGGATCGCTTCTGAAGTAAAAAGTAGGATAGAGGCAGAGGGAGAAAAGATACCTAAGGGCCTAAAAGGAGTGAAACTAGGGACACTGACTTATCTTGACTATTCATCTGGGTATGGCCCGTTTTCTCAAGATGGATCCAAAGACAGCACAAACTATTTTTCTATTACAAGGGCCTATTTAAATTTCGAAAAGAAGATAACCCCCTGGTTTTCTTTCAGGTTTACTCCAGATATCCATAGCGGCAATGGAGATGATTATGATCTAAGAATAAAATACGCCTATGCAAAGTTTAAACTTCCTTCTGTTGGTCCATTTACAGGGCTTTTCATTGAAGCAGGGCAGGGCCATTTCCCGTGGCTCGATTTTCAGGAGCACGTAAATCCATATAGAATGCAGGGTACAATGCCCAGAGAGTTTTTTGGTACTTTTAACTCTGCAGACAGAGGAATAAGTCTGGCAGGTGACATAGGCGGAAAGCTCGATAGCGTTTTTATTGAAAAACTCTCCGCTCATTACCCAACCTTTGATCATTATGTTGGCAAGTACGGGACCTTTTGGCTTTCTGTCATGAATGGGGCTGGATATCACAACAAAGAAGTGAACCAAAACAAGGGAGTTGAGGGAAGGATCACTCTGAGGCCCTTTGGAAACAGTACAACTGGTATGTTACCGCTTGCAGGTCTTCAGGCGAGTTACTTTTTCATAGTTGGGGAAGGTAATGATGAAAACAGCCTTGGAGGATCTGCTCCAAACTATCTTGTCAATCTATTCATGTTGTCTTATCAGCATCCATGGTTTGTCTTGACAGCTGAATACAGTACCTCCACAGGGAACAATTCTGGATCCTGGGTAGTTACTCGCCCAGATGGCAGGATCGAGGAATTGGATACTGTTTGTTACTCTGTTTTTGGTGATGTCACCCTGCCGATATTGTCAGAAAAACTCCACGTCACAGGAAGATTTGACTGGTTCGATCCAGATAAAGAAGGTGTTAATGATACTGCCAGGCACTACATGATGGGCCTTGCCTATTACCTTACTGGAAAAAACATTATTCTCTTAAATGCTGAGTGGATGGACTATGATAGAAATTTCAGGATAAAACCGACTTTGGATTTTGGTAAGTGGGGCAAATACAATCCAAGCGGCGTTGGCGACCTAGAAGACGGATTCCGGATACAAACCACCTTACAAGTTTCATTTTAGTCAACAAAATATACCAATCATTGGCCTGGAAGCTGGTTTAGTGGCCTTTGCCAGTGCCTGTTCCAGGCCCTGAGGTTTGTGTTTTTTTTATCAAAAGGCATCTTGCCTATTTTTAGTGTAGCTCCTTATAATAGATGGATAAGACCATATGGAATATCCTATTAGTTAGGGGATTGTCTGGCTTTTTATTCATAGAAAATCATCATTTACCAATGGCATCCTGCGACTCCTCAATGCATGGAGGCAAAGTAAGAATGAATTTTTTTGAAAAGTTTATTGCTTTAGTTACGTATATTTATGATCCAATACATTATTGGTGGGAAAGGGAAAAAACCCAGAAGTTTGTTGCATCTTTATTGATTTTTATTTTTCTTTTCTGGCTTACCGTAATAGAGATGAACAGACATGGGGTATTGCCTGAATTCCTTGGCCAGAAAATCCCTAAGAATCCTTTTGATGCAGTTCATTTGGCGTTTTCATTACTTTTGATTTTCGAGGTAATAACATTTATATTTGTGCTCCCGTGTTCTGTAACAATGGCCGTAGCCAAGCAGCTAGAAATACTTTCTCTTATTTTTTTAAGAAATTGTTTTAAACTTTTAATTGAATTTGAAGAACCGATTAATTTTTCAGCTCATTTGGATATCATATTTCAGATTGGTAGTTATGCCTTTGGGGCCCTTCTACTTTTCATTTCATTGACTATTTATCAAAAATTGAAGCAACCAAGAGAAGGCGTGGAATCTGGCGTTACAATTTATTATTTCGTTGGGGCTAAAAAGTGTATTTCGCTCCTTTTAATCTTGATATTCATTAGTTTAGGTATTTATAATGCCTTTGCCGCATATTATGGAAAACCACATGTAAACTTTTTTCAAGAATTCTATACAATATTAATCTTTAGCGATATACTTATTGTGTTGATCTCACATAAATTTTTCCCTTCCTTTAAGGATATGTTCAGAAATTCTGGCTATGCTATAGCTACTCTTTTAATGCGTTTATGTCTCACTGCTCCAATTTATTTTGATGTCATGATTGGTCTCATGGCTGCAGTCTTTGCCATGTGTCTTACATATGTTTACAACAGGGCTGAAAGATTCTTTTAAAAATGTTATATTTGAGATTAATATCTATATCTTAAATTTATATCCAATGCCTCGAACAGTCTCAATGTAATCAGCTGCTTGTCCTAATTTCTTTCTCAGCCTTCTTATGTGAGTATCTACGGTCCTGGAATTGACTGGATAGTTGTAACCCCAGACTTGTTCCATAAGCATTTGTCTGGTTAGGACTATGGAAGGATGTTCTGCAAGATAGGTGAGAAGCTTGAATTCAACTCTTGTCAGTTCAATCTCTTTTTGTGCAACTGTTACTTTCACCCCTGCCTTGTCAATCCTGAGAATGCCTTTTTCAATGATGTTTTGTGGATTTTCAATATAGTCTCCGGCTCCGGCCCTTTTGAGTACTGCCCTTGCCCTCAGTACGAGTTCTCTAGGGCTAAAGGGCTTGACCACGTAGTCGTCCGCTCCAAGTTCAAGGCCGTAAATACGATCGTCTTGGGCATCTTTCGCAGTGACCATAATAACGGGGATAGACCTGGTATCGTTTCTCTCTTTTAAGGCCTTTATGATTTCAAAGCCATCCACGTCTGGCAACATTATGTCCAGGATAATAAGGTCAGGAGCAAAGTTGCGAATTTCATGAAAGATACCACCACCATAGGCAATGGCTTTGGTATCAAAGCCAGCGGCATCCAGATTGAATTGCTCAATGTTTGCGATCTCTGGATCGTCCTCAACAATTAGGATTCTTTTGGGCCTATCCATAAAGAGAAGGCCGGGAATTTTCCCGGCCACACCTTTCTTTTTTTAATGGCTTGGCCAAATTGGTTCCCCATTTACGGTAATTTCTTTGGCCCACATTTGTTCTACTATTTGTACAACTTTTAAGGGCATAGGAACATAAAGTAGGTCTCGTGCCATTTCAGTGCCGTTTTTATAGCACCAATCAAAAAACTTTAACATAGTAATAGCTCTATTTTTATCCTTTTGTTCCTTGTAGATCAAGATAAAAGAAGCCCCTGTAATAGGCCAGGAATTTTTACCAGGCTGATTTACAAGGACAACCGCCATCCCTGGAGTATTGATCCAGTCGGCATTTTTAGCAGCTGCTTGGAAAGAGTCAATGGTTGGAGATACAAAGTTTCCGTCCTTGTTTTTGAGTAAAACTGAAGTCAAGTTATTTTGTTT is drawn from Dissulfuribacter thermophilus and contains these coding sequences:
- a CDS encoding ATP-binding protein, whose product is MARGKNGKVELVILSGKGGTGKTTFTASLAALLSEIVIVDCDVDASNLFLLLNPKNVDVNEFYSGQKPVINSDLCSKCLTCQDVCNFDAIYPESGKVDDIACEGCGVCAWFCPEGAIDLKENHCGRWYVSKTSYGPMVHADLFPGEENSGKLVYKIKETARDIAQSENFDLILIDGPPGTACPVISTLSGATHAVLVAEPTLSGFSDMKRTLELCMHFKIKTSCLINKADISPQISDEIEKYALDNGITFLGHLPFEEKVTLAMENCTPFVKAFPNSPLSLAIKEVVTKMREWIT
- a CDS encoding winged helix-turn-helix domain-containing protein gives rise to the protein MDRPKRILIVEDDPEIANIEQFNLDAAGFDTKAIAYGGGIFHEIRNFAPDLIILDIMLPDVDGFEIIKALKERNDTRSIPVIMVTAKDAQDDRIYGLELGADDYVVKPFSPRELVLRARAVLKRAGAGDYIENPQNIIEKGILRIDKAGVKVTVAQKEIELTRVEFKLLTYLAEHPSIVLTRQMLMEQVWGYNYPVNSRTVDTHIRRLRKKLGQAADYIETVRGIGYKFKI